A region of Carassius auratus strain Wakin chromosome 41, ASM336829v1, whole genome shotgun sequence DNA encodes the following proteins:
- the LOC113059318 gene encoding cbp/p300-interacting transactivator 3-like, with protein MAEHMMMPMNHGQGNGALHGYRMGMNGGLQAGPQQHVPQPGMRAMANGQMIHYGAGSQGNMEAAMRQRANMVGPMNGQMGHHQMQSTNMMFNNQGQLQQHHVQQHQQHHHMHQAQQQQPPQQQQQQQQQQQYMSGGLTSQQLMASMHLQKLNTQYNGHPLGHMNGNHMGNGAQFRMGQAQLSNMQHMAGPALILNGMDADLIDEEVLTSLVMELGLDRVQELPELFLGQNEFDFISDFVSKQQPSTVSC; from the coding sequence ATGGCAGAGCACATGATGATGCCCATGAACCACGGACAGGGTAACGGGGCTCTGCATGGCTACCGGATGGGCATGAATGGAGGCCTGCAGGCGGGCCCCCAGCAGCATGTGCCCCAGCCTGGCATGAGAGCAATGGCCAATGGACAGATGATCCACTATGGAGCGGGGTCTCAGGGAAACATGGAGGCCGCCATGCGCCAGAGGGCCAACATGGTGGGGCCTATGAATGGACAGATGGGTCACCACCAAATGCAGTCAACTAACATGATGTTCAACAACCAGGGCCAGCTGCAACAACATCATGTTCAGCAGCACCAGCAGCACCACCACATGCACCAAGCACAGCAGCAACAGCCtccgcagcagcagcagcaacaacaacaacaacaacagtacatGAGCGGGGGTCTCACTTCCCAACAGCTCATGGCCAGCATGCACCTTCAGAAACTCAACACGCAGTACAATGGACACCCGCTTGGACACATGAATGGCAATCATATGGGGAATGGGGCACAGTTCCGCATGGGTCAGGCCCAGCTGAGCAACATGCAGCATATGGCCGGCCCAGCTCTCATTCTCAATGGCATGGATGCCGATTTGATCGATGAAGAGGTTTTGACTTCGTTGGTCATGGAGCTAGGACTGGACAGGGTGCAGGAACTCCCTGAACTCTTTCTGGGACAGAATGAATTTGACTTTATCTCAGACTTCGTGAGCAAACAGCAGCCGAGCACTGTTAGCTGCTGA